One genomic region from Actinomycetota bacterium encodes:
- a CDS encoding response regulator transcription factor: MKTILVVEDEMKIARLVRDYLQHAGFDVMVVGEGGAAVAAARGSKPDLIVLDLGLPGRDGLDVTRELRRSSNVPIVMLTARGDEADRIVGLELGADDYVVKPFSPKELVARVRAVLRRTESTRAGGQELLRAADVEVDAQRMRVQVAGRPVDLTPTEFQLLATFVREPGRVFTRAQLLDAVHGVAFESYERAIDAHVKNIRKKIEPTPGRPRYLVTVHGVGYRFADA; encoded by the coding sequence ATGAAGACGATCCTGGTGGTCGAGGACGAGATGAAGATCGCGCGGCTGGTCCGCGACTACCTCCAGCACGCCGGGTTCGACGTCATGGTGGTGGGGGAGGGAGGGGCTGCCGTCGCCGCCGCGAGGGGCTCGAAGCCCGACCTCATCGTGCTGGACCTGGGGCTGCCGGGCCGCGACGGCCTGGACGTGACCCGTGAGCTCCGGCGCTCGTCGAACGTCCCCATCGTCATGCTCACCGCGCGGGGCGACGAGGCCGACCGGATCGTGGGCCTGGAGCTCGGTGCGGACGACTACGTGGTGAAGCCGTTCAGCCCGAAGGAGCTGGTGGCTCGGGTCCGGGCCGTGTTGCGGCGAACGGAGTCGACGCGGGCCGGCGGCCAGGAGCTGCTCCGGGCGGCCGACGTGGAGGTGGACGCCCAGCGGATGCGGGTGCAGGTGGCCGGGAGGCCGGTCGACCTCACGCCGACCGAGTTCCAGCTGCTGGCCACGTTCGTCCGCGAGCCCGGCCGGGTGTTCACCCGGGCCCAGCTTCTCGACGCGGTGCACGGCGTGGCGTTCGAGTCCTACGAGCGGGCCATCGATGCCCACGTGAAGAACATCCGCAAGAAGATCGAGCCCACGCCGGGCCGGCCCAGATACCTGGTGACGGTCCACGGGGTGGGGTACCGGTTCGCCGATGCCTGA